The Streptococcus mitis genome has a segment encoding these proteins:
- a CDS encoding sensor histidine kinase, giving the protein MTYMIIFVLLVLLIILSIALIRYHLALKNLSQQIEDKILTGSMKRVGVSIFSKHFLHLYQQIENLFQEVEQSRLVMKREKQTLDMAISNIAHDIRTPLTIASGYTQQLIKSPENKAETLQKIAQHLDLVSKRLEALLEYRRLMEGAVKPKLEEVDLSAFITKKTLTYYDVFQAANITLDFKVEAGLKMMTDEDLLDRILQNLLGNVLKHGKEEARLSLRKEKEQLVLEIANLVKQPIKKIENLSNRFYSENLSDTEESSGLGLYITEELCHLLGAEMKLSTDGQWLSVFIHF; this is encoded by the coding sequence ATGACCTACATGATAATTTTTGTCCTACTAGTACTCCTAATTATTTTATCGATTGCATTGATTCGCTACCATCTAGCACTTAAAAACTTGAGTCAACAGATTGAAGACAAGATTCTCACAGGTAGTATGAAAAGAGTCGGAGTCAGCATTTTTTCCAAACATTTTTTACATCTCTACCAGCAAATTGAAAATCTATTTCAGGAAGTAGAACAATCTCGATTGGTGATGAAAAGGGAAAAACAGACTCTGGATATGGCCATCAGCAATATCGCCCATGATATTCGAACACCTTTGACTATCGCTTCAGGTTACACCCAACAATTGATAAAGTCTCCTGAAAACAAAGCAGAAACCTTACAAAAAATCGCCCAGCATCTTGATTTAGTTTCCAAACGTTTGGAGGCTCTCCTAGAATACCGTCGTTTGATGGAAGGAGCTGTCAAACCGAAACTGGAAGAAGTGGACCTTTCAGCTTTTATCACCAAAAAAACTCTGACTTATTATGATGTTTTTCAGGCGGCAAATATCACGCTTGATTTTAAGGTTGAAGCTGGTTTAAAAATGATGACTGATGAAGACTTACTGGATCGAATTTTACAAAATCTGCTTGGGAATGTCCTCAAACATGGCAAGGAAGAAGCGCGTCTGTCTTTGCGAAAAGAAAAGGAACAGCTTGTCTTAGAGATTGCAAACCTTGTTAAACAGCCCATCAAAAAAATAGAAAATCTCAGCAACCGTTTTTATTCTGAAAATCTATCAGACACCGAAGAATCCTCTGGTTTAGGCCTTTATATTACTGAAGAATTATGTCATCTTCTCGGTGCAGAGATGAAACTAAGCACAGATGGGCAGTGGTTATCGGTTTTTATTCACTTTTAA
- a CDS encoding ABC transporter permease yields MIHTIQADFYRLFRSKGFWITEFILFVLMLMGAIFGATGHLMAIQTEEPDIPTHGWDGVQALINASSQGSNLVFLCIILACLVLGVDLIGKLYKNNLTVGVSRTEFFLAKAFVLACIALLQVIISLVIAFIPATILNGFGTMPDGFIGNLLVTIFLQFLCLLAWLSIVSFILYVSHSYLAVFIGYLISSIILSMPMLIFPSIKILPYLSLQFFYAMTANSESIFYTLIVTLAVIVIFNLSGLAVFKKKSL; encoded by the coding sequence ATGATACATACCATTCAAGCAGACTTTTACCGTCTTTTCCGTTCCAAAGGATTCTGGATTACAGAGTTCATTCTCTTTGTACTCATGTTAATGGGGGCTATTTTTGGAGCTACTGGCCATCTAATGGCAATCCAGACAGAAGAGCCAGACATTCCAACCCATGGTTGGGACGGTGTACAAGCCCTGATCAACGCATCTAGTCAAGGTTCAAACCTCGTTTTTCTCTGCATCATCCTAGCCTGCCTCGTTCTTGGAGTTGATTTAATCGGCAAACTCTATAAAAATAATTTAACAGTGGGTGTCTCTCGTACCGAGTTTTTTCTAGCGAAAGCCTTTGTATTGGCTTGTATTGCACTTTTACAAGTCATCATCAGCCTTGTGATTGCCTTTATTCCAGCAACAATCTTAAATGGATTTGGAACTATGCCTGATGGCTTTATTGGCAATCTACTGGTAACCATTTTCCTTCAATTCCTTTGCCTCCTTGCTTGGCTTTCCATTGTTTCCTTCATCCTCTATGTTAGTCATTCTTATCTTGCAGTATTTATTGGATATCTGATTAGCTCTATCATCCTTTCTATGCCAATGCTCATCTTCCCAAGTATCAAAATTTTGCCATATTTATCATTGCAGTTTTTCTATGCTATGACTGCTAATAGTGAATCCATTTTCTATACACTTATAGTTACCTTAGCTGTTATTGTAATTTTTAATCTAAGTGGACTGGCAGTTTTCAAAAAGAAAAGTTTATAA
- a CDS encoding ATP-binding cassette domain-containing protein codes for MKTVLDIHGLSKNFDKQAILQDLHLTIREGDIYGLIGKNGAGKTTLIKIITQLLFADKGTVSLFSSQTENEWTKALSRVGSVIESPVAHNHLTAYQNLKYYCMIRHIPNADQVIRETLDYVGLPDTGKKVFRDFSLGMKQRLGIAIALLSKPDFLILDEPINGLDPIGIKEFRLMIQRLNQEKGITILISSHILSELYLVANRFGILDQGKIIREISKAEFETLSEDYIVLKTADQEKACQVLKEQIQLQFKVVNPENEIHIFGQEQDVKQILKELTLADVAIDEIYYARQNLEEYFTQLVQ; via the coding sequence ATGAAAACAGTACTTGACATTCATGGATTGTCCAAAAACTTTGACAAACAAGCTATTCTTCAGGATCTTCATCTAACGATAAGAGAGGGAGATATTTATGGACTTATCGGGAAGAACGGAGCTGGGAAAACCACCTTGATAAAAATCATTACGCAACTACTATTTGCGGATAAGGGAACTGTTTCCCTCTTCTCTAGCCAAACGGAAAATGAGTGGACCAAGGCTCTATCTCGAGTAGGTTCAGTAATCGAATCACCTGTAGCCCATAATCACTTAACAGCCTACCAAAATCTGAAATATTACTGTATGATTCGTCATATTCCAAATGCTGATCAAGTCATTAGAGAAACGCTGGATTATGTAGGTTTGCCAGATACAGGTAAGAAAGTCTTTCGTGATTTCTCGCTAGGAATGAAACAAAGACTTGGTATTGCCATTGCCCTCCTATCCAAACCAGACTTCCTGATCCTAGATGAACCTATCAACGGTCTCGACCCAATCGGTATCAAAGAATTTCGACTAATGATTCAACGACTCAATCAAGAAAAAGGAATAACCATTCTCATCTCTAGCCATATCTTGTCAGAACTCTACCTCGTAGCTAATCGTTTTGGTATTTTAGATCAAGGCAAGATTATCCGTGAAATCAGCAAAGCTGAATTTGAAACACTAAGTGAGGATTATATTGTGCTTAAGACAGCCGACCAAGAGAAAGCTTGTCAAGTATTGAAAGAACAAATCCAGCTCCAGTTCAAGGTTGTTAATCCAGAAAATGAAATCCATATCTTTGGTCAGGAACAAGATGTCAAACAGATTCTCAAGGAATTAACCTTGGCAGATGTTGCCATTGACGAGATTTACTATGCCCGTCAAAACCTAGAAGAATACTTCACTCAATTGGTCCAATAG
- a CDS encoding Cof-type HAD-IIB family hydrolase → MIKLLALDMDGTLLNEAKEIPQAHITAIHQAIEKGVKLVLCTGRPLFGVLPYYKKLGLDLQNEYVIVNNGCSTHQTSDWGLVDWQELSPADIEYLYDLAEKSDVQLTLFDEEHYFVLGGKPNQVIENDAKLVFSDLTEISLEEATSGKYRMFQGMFLGTKEQTDDFEQRFAGELCKRFSGVRSQPVIYEAMPLGTTKATALSRLAEILQIEPSEIMAMGDANNDIEMLQFAGLGIAMGNASDYVKSLADDVTASNEEDGVARAIEKYIL, encoded by the coding sequence ATGATTAAACTACTAGCCTTGGATATGGACGGAACCCTCCTCAATGAAGCCAAGGAAATCCCACAAGCTCATATTACTGCTATTCACCAAGCTATTGAAAAAGGTGTCAAACTGGTACTTTGTACGGGCCGCCCCCTTTTCGGTGTCCTCCCCTACTATAAAAAACTGGGGCTTGACCTCCAGAATGAGTATGTGATTGTTAACAACGGTTGTTCAACTCACCAGACCAGTGACTGGGGGCTAGTTGACTGGCAAGAACTTAGTCCAGCTGATATCGAATACCTCTATGACCTAGCAGAAAAAAGTGACGTCCAGTTGACTCTTTTTGATGAGGAACACTATTTTGTCCTCGGTGGCAAGCCAAATCAAGTCATTGAAAATGATGCTAAGCTAGTCTTTTCAGACCTGACTGAAATTTCTCTTGAGGAAGCTACCAGTGGTAAGTACCGTATGTTCCAAGGTATGTTTTTGGGTACAAAAGAGCAAACAGATGATTTTGAGCAGCGTTTTGCTGGGGAGCTTTGCAAACGATTTAGTGGAGTTCGTTCACAGCCTGTCATTTATGAAGCTATGCCACTGGGAACGACAAAGGCTACCGCTCTTTCTCGACTAGCTGAGATTTTGCAGATTGAACCATCAGAAATTATGGCCATGGGTGATGCCAATAACGATATCGAAATGCTCCAGTTTGCAGGCCTTGGGATTGCAATGGGAAATGCCAGCGATTATGTCAAATCCCTAGCTGATGACGTTACAGCAAGCAACGAAGAAGACGGCGTTGCGCGTGCCATTGAGAAATATATTTTATAA